The nucleotide window GACCGCGGGTTTCGGAATCCCGCTTCCGGACGGCGCGCTGCCCGACTGATTCGCGCTCATACCTCGTTGAGCCTGCCGGTGGCGACGTCGACGATGAAGCCACGAACCGAGCTCGTGTGCGGCAGGAAGGGGCTCGACTCGATGCGGCGCACAGAGTTGCGGACGTCCTCGGCCAGGTCGGTAAATGCCTCGACGGCCCAGTCCGGCTTGATCCCGACCTCGTCCTGGATCGTCTTCTTGAACTCGTCGTCGCTGAAGGTGAGCATCCCGCAGTCGGTGTGGTGGATGAGGATGACCTCCTCGGTGCCCAGCAGCCGCTGGCTGATCGCGAGCGATCGGATCACGTCGCTGGTCACTACCCCGCCGGCGTTGCGGATGACGTGCCCCTCGCCCTCCTTCAACCCGAGGATCCGGTAGACGTCCAGCCGGGCGTCCATGCACGCCACTACGGCGACATGTTTCGCAGGCGGCATGGGCAGTGGCCCGGAGAAGGTCGAAGCGAATTCGGCGTTGTTCGCCAGCAGGTCGTCGGTCACCGTCATCGGGGAACTCCTATCGGCTCGGTAGGCATTACTCAACCCGAGCACGCCGACTGACGCAAGCAGCCGGGACCGGGCCCGGCGGACCGCCCGATGATCACCGCCAAAAAAACCGGGAAATCCTGCCATGCAGGAGAAATCCAGGCTCGGTTCGATATTCTTTCCGCGCACGGCGGCGGTGGTCTGACCCTCCCCCCACGCGGGCCACCGCCGCGGCCGCGCGCCGGGTGGGACTCCCACGCAACTGCACTCCGAACGCGACGAACCCCGGTCACACGAGAGCGTTGCCTCGCGCGACCGGGGGCCCGGTTACAGGGTCCACCGTCCGCCCACCGAGCGCACGGCCGGAATCTCACGCACCGGCACCCCGTGGTCGCGCACACAGCCACAAATCGACAGACTCGCCGAACGGTGATC belongs to Mycobacteriales bacterium and includes:
- a CDS encoding carbonic anhydrase, translating into MTVTDDLLANNAEFASTFSGPLPMPPAKHVAVVACMDARLDVYRILGLKEGEGHVIRNAGGVVTSDVIRSLAISQRLLGTEEVILIHHTDCGMLTFSDDEFKKTIQDEVGIKPDWAVEAFTDLAEDVRNSVRRIESSPFLPHTSSVRGFIVDVATGRLNEV